A genomic segment from Paramixta manurensis encodes:
- a CDS encoding fatty acid desaturase, whose protein sequence is MSSHSHYLHAAQRAWIKQLSRRWYWRLELPTWGLIAVIYGGWGCGTLFWHAIGPWLGTPLLLLLTCWYMSLQHELIHGHPTRHAGFNQLFGLAPLAVFYPYGLYRDSHIQHHRNDHLTTPHEDPETYYFSPEQWQRYPRLLPLLARVRNTFSGRVLMGPWLDIALTLRSAVSALFAVNLRAIGMWLVHGILLLVMFYWLRQQGISALWYVLTIALPALSLTKVRSFYEHRAEEAPETRSVINEAAWPWRLLFLNLNYHLVHHDLPGLPWYGLPQVYHAERQAYHKRSGGYVVQGYGVWLRQYAVKPIDVTVHPLSPAAPGTELQGAECRSPFPCTASIETP, encoded by the coding sequence ATGTCATCACACAGTCATTATCTACATGCGGCGCAACGCGCCTGGATTAAACAGCTTTCCCGGCGCTGGTATTGGCGTCTGGAGTTACCGACTTGGGGGCTGATAGCGGTGATATATGGCGGATGGGGATGCGGCACCTTGTTTTGGCACGCTATTGGGCCGTGGCTCGGTACGCCACTGTTACTGCTACTGACTTGCTGGTATATGTCACTACAGCATGAGTTAATTCACGGGCATCCGACCCGCCATGCAGGGTTCAACCAGTTATTTGGCCTCGCGCCGTTGGCGGTGTTCTATCCGTATGGTCTGTATCGTGATTCGCATATTCAGCATCATCGTAATGACCATCTCACTACGCCGCACGAAGATCCGGAAACCTACTATTTTAGCCCTGAACAATGGCAACGCTACCCACGCCTGTTGCCGCTGTTGGCGCGGGTGCGTAATACGTTTAGTGGACGTGTGCTGATGGGGCCGTGGCTGGATATCGCCTTAACCTTACGCAGCGCGGTAAGTGCGTTATTCGCCGTCAATCTGCGGGCGATTGGCATGTGGCTGGTGCATGGCATTTTGCTACTGGTCATGTTTTACTGGCTGCGGCAGCAGGGCATTTCAGCACTCTGGTATGTGCTGACCATTGCCTTACCGGCGCTGAGCCTGACTAAGGTGCGTTCCTTTTATGAACACCGCGCGGAAGAAGCGCCGGAGACACGTTCAGTCATCAATGAAGCCGCCTGGCCGTGGCGCTTGCTGTTTTTGAATCTGAACTATCATTTAGTGCATCACGATCTGCCGGGCTTGCCCTGGTATGGATTACCGCAGGTGTATCATGCAGAACGTCAGGCTTATCATAAGCGTAGCGGCGGGTATGTGGTGCAAGGTTATGGCGTGTGGCTGCGGCAATACGCGGTGAAACCGATTGACGTAACGGTTCACCCTTTATCGCCAGCAGCGCCAGGTACAGAGTTACAAGGAGCAGAATGCAGGTCTCCCTTCCCATGTACGGCCTCAATCGAGACGCCGTAA
- the cysI gene encoding assimilatory sulfite reductase (NADPH) hemoprotein subunit, which yields MSNDKLSDNERLKSESNLLRGTIRDDLADALTGGFTGDNFQLIRFHGMYQQDDRDIRQERVAQKLEPLHTVMLRVRLPGGIITPQQWLGIDQFAREHTQYGSIRITNRQTVQFHGVLKQNIKPVHQLLHRLGLDSRATAGDVNRNVLCTANPVESALHQQAYEWAKKISEHLLPRTNAYAEVWLDKEKVMQPEEEPILGNSYLPRKFKTAVVIPPQNDVDLHANDLSFVAIGEQGKLIGFNVLVGGGLAMTQGDNSTWPRLASEFGFIAPEATLAVAEAVVSTQRDWGNRTNRRNAKTKYTLERVGVEVFKAEVERRSGHTFAPAQAYAFTGRGDRIGWVAGVDGKYHLTLFIPSGRLVDKADSPLKSGVAEIARIHRGDFRLTANQNLIIAGVDETNREQIDGLARRYGLVRDELSPQRKSAMACVSFPTCPLAMAEAERVLPDFIQALETLLQRHGIPDEALIFRITGCPNGCGRAMLAEMGLVGRAPGRYSLYIGGNREGTRIPRLYRDNIDVNTILNEVDDLIGRWASGRTAGEGFGDYVVRSGVVIPVVDSAKDFHLS from the coding sequence GTGAGTAATGACAAATTATCCGATAATGAACGTCTAAAAAGCGAAAGTAACTTGCTAAGAGGCACGATTCGCGACGATTTAGCGGATGCGCTAACCGGTGGCTTTACCGGTGATAATTTTCAGTTAATCCGTTTCCATGGGATGTATCAGCAAGATGATCGCGATATTCGACAAGAGCGCGTCGCGCAAAAGCTGGAGCCGTTACATACCGTGATGCTGCGCGTCCGGCTACCGGGTGGCATCATTACGCCACAACAATGGCTGGGGATCGATCAGTTTGCGCGTGAGCATACCCAATATGGCAGTATCCGGATTACTAACCGGCAGACGGTGCAGTTTCATGGCGTGTTGAAACAGAACATCAAACCGGTTCATCAACTTCTGCATCGGCTGGGGCTGGATTCTCGCGCCACGGCCGGCGACGTGAACCGTAACGTACTCTGTACCGCCAACCCGGTAGAATCGGCGCTTCATCAGCAAGCGTATGAGTGGGCGAAAAAAATCTCCGAGCACCTGTTGCCACGTACCAATGCGTATGCCGAAGTCTGGCTGGATAAAGAGAAGGTCATGCAGCCGGAAGAGGAACCGATATTGGGAAACAGCTATCTGCCGCGTAAATTTAAAACCGCCGTGGTTATTCCTCCGCAAAATGATGTTGACCTGCATGCCAACGATCTCAGTTTCGTGGCGATAGGCGAGCAGGGCAAACTGATTGGATTTAACGTGCTGGTCGGCGGTGGTTTGGCAATGACGCAAGGCGATAATTCAACCTGGCCTCGGTTAGCCAGTGAGTTTGGTTTTATTGCGCCAGAAGCCACGCTGGCGGTGGCAGAAGCGGTGGTGTCAACGCAGCGTGACTGGGGCAACCGAACCAATCGTCGCAATGCGAAAACAAAATATACGCTTGAGCGTGTTGGCGTTGAGGTGTTCAAGGCTGAAGTAGAACGCCGTTCCGGGCATACCTTTGCACCGGCGCAAGCGTATGCGTTCACCGGTCGCGGCGATCGCATTGGTTGGGTCGCGGGCGTCGATGGCAAATATCATCTGACGTTATTTATTCCTTCCGGGCGTTTAGTGGATAAGGCGGATTCGCCCCTGAAAAGTGGTGTCGCAGAAATTGCCCGCATTCATCGCGGCGATTTTCGTCTGACGGCGAACCAAAACCTGATTATTGCCGGCGTAGACGAAACTAATCGGGAACAGATTGATGGGTTGGCTCGCCGCTACGGCCTGGTGCGTGACGAGTTGTCGCCCCAGCGTAAAAGCGCCATGGCCTGCGTTTCCTTTCCGACTTGCCCTTTAGCCATGGCGGAAGCTGAACGGGTGTTGCCTGACTTTATTCAGGCGCTGGAAACGCTTTTACAACGGCATGGTATACCCGACGAGGCGCTGATTTTCCGTATTACTGGCTGCCCAAATGGCTGTGGGCGCGCAATGTTGGCCGAAATGGGGCTGGTTGGCCGCGCGCCGGGACGCTATAGCTTGTATATCGGCGGAAATCGCGAAGGAACGCGCATCCCGCGCCTGTATCGCGACAATATCGACGTCAATACTATTCTAAACGAAGTTGATGATTTGATTGGACGTTGGGCGAGTGGGCGCACCGCCGGAGAAGGGTTTGGCGATTATGTGGTGCGTAGTGGTGTGGTGATCCCGGTGGTGGATTCGGCAAAGGATTTCCATCTCTCCTGA
- a CDS encoding dihydroxyacetone kinase subunit DhaK produces the protein MKKFINQPSDYVTEMLEGIYLAHPRQLRYVNDDVHCLVAARQVSGKVAIVTGGGSGHLPLFLGYVGEGMLDGCAVGDVFQSPSAEQILNVTKAVDRGAGVLYLFGNYTGDLINFGMAAELAEFDDITTRTVVGADDVGSAPAERHDKRRGVAGIFFQYKVAGAAAAQGLALDEVVRLAEKTGAATKSLGVALTPCIIPEVGKPAFSVAEGVMEVGMGIHGEPGIAQEAQADANIVVDRLLPILLAELTFAPGDSVAVLINGLGATPQDELYILYRHIHRRLAEQGIQVFHVWCGEFATAMEMTGFSLSLCRVDAELRGYLAQPAHTPFFTQFAITEGEHGNPS, from the coding sequence ATGAAAAAATTTATCAATCAGCCAAGTGATTACGTCACCGAGATGCTTGAAGGCATTTATCTGGCTCATCCACGGCAGTTACGCTACGTCAATGATGATGTTCACTGCCTTGTCGCCGCACGTCAGGTTAGTGGCAAAGTGGCGATAGTGACCGGCGGAGGCTCCGGCCATCTACCGCTGTTCCTTGGTTATGTCGGCGAAGGCATGTTGGATGGCTGCGCGGTTGGCGATGTTTTTCAGTCGCCCTCTGCCGAGCAGATTCTGAACGTCACCAAGGCTGTCGATCGGGGCGCCGGGGTGCTCTATCTTTTCGGCAATTATACCGGCGATCTTATTAATTTCGGCATGGCTGCGGAGTTGGCCGAGTTTGACGATATTACGACCCGCACGGTTGTTGGGGCTGATGATGTCGGATCGGCCCCGGCTGAGCGGCATGATAAACGACGCGGCGTTGCGGGAATTTTTTTTCAATACAAAGTCGCCGGAGCAGCGGCGGCGCAAGGGCTTGCACTCGATGAAGTGGTTCGCCTCGCGGAAAAAACCGGCGCGGCCACCAAAAGCCTCGGCGTTGCGTTGACGCCCTGCATTATTCCTGAAGTGGGTAAACCGGCCTTTAGCGTAGCAGAAGGAGTGATGGAGGTTGGCATGGGGATCCATGGCGAACCCGGTATTGCACAAGAAGCGCAAGCCGATGCCAACATTGTGGTCGATCGTTTGCTGCCTATCTTGCTGGCTGAATTGACCTTTGCACCTGGCGATAGCGTAGCGGTACTCATCAACGGCCTCGGCGCCACGCCGCAGGATGAACTCTATATTCTCTATCGCCATATTCATCGACGATTAGCCGAACAGGGGATTCAGGTTTTCCATGTCTGGTGCGGCGAATTCGCGACTGCGATGGAGATGACTGGCTTTTCACTCTCTCTCTGTCGGGTTGACGCTGAGTTACGGGGTTATCTGGCCCAACCGGCTCATACGCCCTTTTTTACACAATTCGCCATTACGGAGGGGGAACATGGTAACCCATCTTGA
- a CDS encoding arylamine N-acetyltransferase family protein, whose amino-acid sequence MSFDLGAWFTRIGYHGSRQPTLETLTQLHLLHPCAIPFENLDVLLSRPILLDQQAIFAKLIEAGRGGYCYEQNALFAAGLQALGFQVEGLAARVLIAAPPTLPPRTHKLLLITLAGERWIADVGFGGKTLTAPLRLRTDVTQHTPHGTYQLQRIEHDYLLVCRQAADWQPLYRFTLETQYPADYEMANYYVSHWPDSHFRHHLLLSRQLTEGGALAVNNHQLSRYDAQGNLQRESVDDETLYRQWLPRFGLRLDDPHYGVSIEQFSAMMASLRQPETPRE is encoded by the coding sequence ATGAGCTTTGACCTCGGTGCTTGGTTTACGCGTATTGGCTATCACGGTTCGCGTCAGCCGACGCTAGAAACGCTGACGCAACTACACTTACTTCATCCATGCGCCATTCCGTTTGAAAACCTGGATGTGTTGCTCTCACGTCCAATATTGCTCGATCAGCAGGCGATTTTCGCGAAACTGATTGAGGCAGGGCGCGGCGGCTACTGCTATGAACAGAACGCGCTGTTCGCCGCAGGCCTACAGGCGTTGGGCTTTCAGGTTGAGGGTCTGGCGGCGCGGGTATTGATTGCCGCGCCGCCAACCTTACCGCCGCGCACGCATAAGTTGTTATTGATAACGCTTGCCGGAGAGCGCTGGATTGCCGATGTTGGTTTTGGCGGAAAGACGCTGACCGCGCCGCTACGTTTGCGCACCGATGTTACGCAGCACACGCCGCACGGCACTTATCAATTACAGCGTATAGAACACGATTACCTGTTGGTTTGTCGGCAAGCGGCTGACTGGCAACCGCTGTATCGTTTTACGCTAGAAACGCAATATCCGGCCGATTATGAGATGGCCAACTACTACGTATCCCACTGGCCTGATTCGCACTTTCGTCACCATTTACTGCTGTCCCGGCAACTTACCGAGGGCGGGGCGCTGGCAGTAAATAATCATCAATTAAGCCGTTATGATGCACAAGGCAATCTACAGCGCGAGAGCGTCGATGATGAAACGCTGTATCGCCAGTGGCTGCCACGCTTTGGTTTACGCCTTGATGATCCGCATTATGGCGTTTCTATCGAACAATTCAGCGCAATGATGGCCAGCTTGCGCCAGCCGGAAACGCCGCGGGAGTGA
- a CDS encoding LacI family DNA-binding transcriptional regulator, protein MAKIKDIAQRAGVSLSAVSIALNGKPGLSVATRERILTLAHELNYQSASKKTHKGTLRFLKIALHGNTVNDAHQLFISGYIDGMLEQASQAGFTLEVVSYQGISVEDMVSRESRMPPVSGLVILGTEFEQHDFQPLRRLTTPFVIIDNVNDFLPYDFINMNNRSAVYKILQHFQRRGLTHIGLITSDAHTPNFKQREQAFIELISQTNLLFQPHDIIRVNSTRDDACRTMTQLLQDNHPLAEGYFCVNDIIASGCIKALKAHHIAVPERVSFIGFDDLPISAVMDPPLTTIQVFNSKIGAAAIEVLLKRLSAPPARASINVLICGELIRRESVRRNNEPLNTSAEAFGCNRR, encoded by the coding sequence ATGGCGAAAATAAAAGATATTGCGCAACGCGCCGGAGTTTCATTAAGTGCGGTTTCGATTGCATTAAATGGCAAACCGGGATTAAGCGTTGCCACGCGTGAGCGTATTTTGACGCTGGCGCATGAGTTAAATTATCAATCAGCCAGTAAGAAAACGCACAAAGGTACGTTACGGTTTTTAAAAATCGCGCTGCATGGCAATACGGTAAATGATGCGCACCAGCTATTTATTAGTGGCTATATCGACGGTATGTTAGAACAAGCCAGTCAGGCCGGGTTTACGCTAGAAGTGGTCAGTTATCAGGGGATTAGCGTAGAGGATATGGTTAGCCGCGAAAGTCGCATGCCGCCGGTTAGCGGCTTAGTGATTTTGGGTACCGAGTTTGAACAACATGATTTTCAGCCGTTACGTCGCTTAACCACTCCTTTTGTTATTATCGATAATGTTAATGACTTTTTGCCGTATGATTTCATTAACATGAATAACCGTAGTGCGGTATATAAAATATTACAGCATTTTCAGCGACGCGGATTAACGCACATTGGCTTAATTACCAGTGATGCTCATACCCCTAATTTCAAGCAACGTGAACAGGCATTTATAGAGTTAATTTCGCAAACTAATTTATTATTTCAACCGCATGACATCATTCGCGTCAACTCAACGCGAGACGATGCCTGTCGAACAATGACGCAATTATTACAGGATAACCATCCATTAGCGGAGGGGTATTTTTGTGTTAATGACATTATCGCCAGCGGCTGTATTAAGGCGTTGAAGGCACACCATATTGCGGTGCCGGAACGGGTATCTTTTATTGGCTTTGACGATCTACCTATTTCGGCGGTGATGGATCCGCCGCTGACCACTATTCAGGTATTTAACAGCAAAATAGGCGCAGCAGCCATTGAGGTACTACTCAAGCGCCTCAGCGCGCCCCCGGCCCGTGCCAGTATTAACGTGCTGATCTGCGGTGAGCTGATTCGCCGTGAGAGCGTCAGGCGCAATAACGAGCCGTTGAACACTAGCGCTGAAGCGTTTGGTTGTAACCGACGCTAA
- a CDS encoding MFS transporter: MRKSYPAAPARIQSPARPHIAGSRLRWYLVLIILLAAVTNYLDRANLSIANSTIAAEFGLSSFQMGLLLSAFLWPYALANLPAGWLVDRFGPKKMFAWAAGGWSLVTIISSLASGFGLLYAMRVLLGVAESPFFTSGIKVTNAWFAKEERGLPTAVFNTGSQIANAIAPPILTILLVTLGWRSMFVVIGIVGLVVLLVWLKMYREPEAHEQQDLKTQGEMATGDTPGISRSWRSLFKERSTWGMIVGCFGIYFTVWIYLSWLPRYLEQERHLSLMNTGWIAAIPYLAGIIGVLVGGWISDALIRKGVATIRARKTVIVGGALLAACAVAPVPFIHSTFLSVLLLTLGYFGAQLPSGVIWVLATDVAPPGSVGSLGSIQNFGGFIGAALAPVLAGLILDRTGSFTLVFLSGAVMLLVGAIAYGLILKDPIPEMAGQRNE; encoded by the coding sequence ATGAGAAAATCTTATCCTGCCGCGCCCGCGCGGATTCAGTCCCCGGCTCGTCCGCATATTGCGGGGAGCCGGTTGCGTTGGTATCTGGTGTTAATTATTTTGCTGGCGGCGGTGACCAACTATCTTGACCGCGCGAATCTCAGCATCGCCAACTCCACTATCGCCGCAGAGTTTGGGTTATCTTCATTCCAAATGGGATTATTGCTTTCGGCTTTCCTCTGGCCTTACGCGCTGGCTAATCTTCCTGCAGGCTGGCTGGTTGATCGTTTCGGCCCGAAAAAGATGTTCGCCTGGGCCGCAGGCGGTTGGTCGTTGGTGACCATTATCAGTTCTTTGGCTAGCGGCTTTGGTTTGCTGTATGCGATGCGGGTTTTGTTGGGAGTGGCGGAATCCCCGTTTTTTACCTCGGGTATTAAAGTGACTAACGCCTGGTTCGCAAAAGAAGAACGTGGCCTGCCGACGGCGGTATTTAACACCGGTTCACAAATCGCTAATGCCATTGCGCCACCTATTTTAACCATTCTGTTGGTCACCCTTGGCTGGCGTAGCATGTTTGTGGTGATTGGTATTGTAGGCTTAGTGGTGTTGCTGGTTTGGCTGAAAATGTACCGCGAACCCGAAGCGCACGAGCAACAGGATCTTAAAACGCAGGGCGAAATGGCGACGGGTGATACGCCTGGCATCTCGCGCTCGTGGCGTTCGTTATTTAAAGAGCGCTCAACCTGGGGGATGATTGTCGGCTGTTTTGGCATTTACTTTACCGTGTGGATCTACCTTTCCTGGTTACCGCGTTACCTGGAACAGGAACGCCATCTCAGCTTAATGAATACCGGCTGGATTGCCGCCATACCGTATCTTGCAGGCATCATTGGCGTACTGGTCGGCGGCTGGATTTCCGATGCCTTGATACGCAAAGGAGTAGCAACCATTCGGGCGCGCAAAACGGTTATCGTGGGCGGAGCATTATTAGCGGCTTGTGCGGTTGCGCCAGTGCCCTTTATCCATAGTACGTTTTTATCCGTACTGTTGTTAACCCTTGGTTATTTTGGCGCTCAACTGCCGTCCGGCGTTATTTGGGTGTTAGCAACCGATGTAGCGCCACCAGGATCGGTGGGATCATTAGGGTCAATTCAGAACTTTGGCGGTTTTATCGGCGCGGCGCTGGCGCCGGTATTAGCCGGGTTGATTCTCGATCGTACCGGGAGTTTTACGCTGGTGTTCCTTTCCGGCGCGGTAATGTTGCTGGTTGGGGCAATCGCGTACGGTTTAATTTTAAAAGATCCCATACCGGAAATGGCCGGACAGAGGAACGAGTAA
- a CDS encoding DUF2623 family protein — protein sequence MQNHFGKGLMAGLRADNAKPAEALSKFCSDYKRGFILGYAHHLAESSGDENQAAFKAGLLCRAYGLSGELMEEFFSDSANTLPRKFFSVGYNQTLQR from the coding sequence ATGCAAAATCATTTCGGTAAAGGGTTAATGGCCGGTTTGAGAGCGGATAACGCCAAACCGGCAGAGGCACTGTCAAAATTTTGTTCGGATTACAAACGGGGTTTTATTCTCGGCTATGCGCACCATTTAGCCGAGAGTTCCGGCGACGAGAACCAGGCAGCGTTTAAAGCGGGTCTGCTTTGCCGTGCTTACGGCCTGAGCGGGGAGTTGATGGAGGAGTTTTTTTCCGACAGCGCCAACACCTTGCCGCGTAAATTCTTTAGCGTCGGTTACAACCAAACGCTTCAGCGCTAG
- a CDS encoding phosphate/phosphite/phosphonate ABC transporter substrate-binding protein, which produces MQVSLPMYGLNRDAVNLFWQSLRARLLADEIEAPAALVWPQDLLPHWRQPDLLLSQTCGYPLVHLLPQVRVLGAFHYAADGCEGPNYRSWIVVRADDNRQSLTAFRGATVAWNSEDSQSGYHALRALIAPLADQGRFFGDSRASGAHVNSMAMVRRGEADIAAIDCVTWALLKQEQPAALEGLRVIAQTDATPGLPLITHSNASDRQCLALQQALAASVAGTAADALLITGFSPLPRKAWEVIGQRALAAGSGRL; this is translated from the coding sequence ATGCAGGTCTCCCTTCCCATGTACGGCCTCAATCGAGACGCCGTAAACCTTTTTTGGCAGTCGCTACGGGCGCGGTTGCTGGCTGATGAGATTGAAGCGCCTGCGGCGTTAGTTTGGCCGCAGGATTTGTTGCCGCACTGGCGTCAGCCAGATCTGTTACTTAGCCAAACCTGTGGCTATCCGTTAGTCCATCTCTTGCCACAGGTGCGGGTACTCGGCGCCTTTCACTACGCCGCCGACGGTTGTGAAGGGCCAAATTATCGTAGCTGGATAGTGGTGCGTGCCGACGATAACCGTCAATCCCTCACTGCATTTCGCGGTGCTACCGTCGCCTGGAACAGCGAAGATTCTCAGTCCGGCTACCATGCCTTGCGGGCGTTAATTGCGCCATTGGCTGATCAAGGGCGCTTTTTTGGTGATTCCCGCGCCAGCGGCGCGCACGTTAATAGCATGGCGATGGTGCGCCGCGGCGAAGCGGATATTGCAGCGATTGATTGCGTTACCTGGGCATTACTGAAACAAGAGCAGCCTGCTGCGCTCGAAGGGTTGCGCGTTATTGCGCAAACTGACGCCACGCCGGGGTTACCGCTAATTACACATAGCAATGCCTCTGATCGGCAATGCCTTGCCTTACAGCAGGCGTTGGCGGCAAGCGTTGCCGGGACTGCCGCCGACGCGCTATTGATTACCGGCTTTTCACCTTTGCCGCGCAAAGCGTGGGAGGTAATCGGTCAACGTGCCTTGGCGGCAGGTAGCGGCCGGTTATAG
- a CDS encoding dihydrodipicolinate synthase family protein produces MKKLTGITTAMVTPFAADGAVDLAAIAQLTDFLVTKGVHCLYPLGTTGEMLRLSEQERKQVAETVIKQNDRRATVYIHVGAMTQRETLALAQHAWHSGADGIGVVTPAFFGATDEELAHYFINVAQSVPEDFPVYLYNIPQCAANNLSAEVAQRVADRCPNVVGIKYSYPDYLTVNHYLTLNQETFSVVVGADRLFLPALAMGCDGVVSGVSCVYPEPFIAVWKAWQDGDIDAARRAQRRANRFCETLRNGSNMAFFKAGLAHRGIAAGSMRAPQRDLSPEAAADLINQLTILEQEAGLV; encoded by the coding sequence ATGAAAAAGCTAACAGGCATTACGACCGCGATGGTGACACCGTTCGCCGCCGATGGCGCCGTTGATCTGGCGGCCATCGCGCAGCTTACCGATTTTTTAGTGACGAAAGGCGTGCACTGCCTTTATCCGTTGGGCACCACTGGCGAGATGTTGCGGCTGAGCGAGCAGGAGCGTAAGCAGGTAGCGGAAACCGTCATCAAACAGAATGATCGACGAGCGACGGTGTATATCCACGTCGGTGCCATGACGCAGCGTGAAACATTGGCGCTGGCGCAACATGCCTGGCACAGCGGCGCGGATGGGATCGGTGTGGTAACCCCGGCGTTTTTCGGCGCCACGGATGAAGAACTGGCGCATTACTTTATCAACGTAGCCCAATCGGTGCCGGAAGACTTCCCTGTGTATCTCTACAATATTCCGCAGTGCGCCGCCAACAACCTGAGCGCGGAAGTGGCACAACGTGTTGCCGATCGTTGCCCGAATGTGGTTGGTATCAAATACAGTTATCCCGACTATCTGACAGTTAATCACTATCTCACGCTGAATCAGGAAACTTTTTCCGTGGTGGTGGGAGCCGACCGGCTATTCTTGCCTGCGCTAGCGATGGGATGTGATGGCGTGGTATCTGGCGTTTCTTGCGTGTACCCCGAGCCTTTTATCGCGGTTTGGAAAGCCTGGCAAGATGGTGATATTGATGCCGCGCGCCGGGCGCAGCGGCGCGCCAACCGCTTCTGTGAAACGCTACGCAATGGCAGCAATATGGCCTTTTTTAAAGCGGGTCTGGCGCATCGTGGGATCGCCGCCGGCTCAATGCGCGCGCCACAGCGTGATTTAAGCCCTGAGGCCGCCGCCGACCTGATCAATCAGTTAACCATCCTGGAGCAGGAGGCGGGATTAGTCTGA
- a CDS encoding DAK2 domain-containing protein has translation MVTHLDATACRALMAVWAAEIERQKSSLIELDQQVGDGDLGLTMSKAFRAAAALPLSETHTPAQCLVQWGMAMAKAAPSTMGTLMATGFLRGGKALDEQLLRLDVPALAQLFSAFAAGIQARGGAQPGDKTVVDVLLPAVEALRESARQQDSLAHAVVAAEQAARQGLQATRTMLPQHGKAAVFGEKSLGLPDAGGSVALLLFEQLRQFVDNLQQGEK, from the coding sequence ATGGTAACCCATCTTGATGCTACCGCTTGTCGGGCGCTAATGGCGGTTTGGGCAGCAGAGATTGAGCGGCAGAAGTCTAGCCTAATTGAGTTAGATCAACAGGTGGGCGATGGCGACCTTGGTTTAACCATGAGTAAAGCGTTCCGCGCGGCGGCGGCGTTGCCTTTGTCGGAAACGCATACCCCGGCGCAATGCCTGGTTCAATGGGGAATGGCGATGGCCAAAGCGGCGCCGTCAACCATGGGAACGCTGATGGCGACCGGTTTTTTGCGCGGCGGCAAAGCGCTGGATGAGCAACTATTGCGGCTCGATGTTCCGGCGCTGGCGCAGCTATTTAGCGCTTTCGCCGCGGGGATTCAGGCCCGAGGCGGAGCGCAACCCGGCGATAAAACGGTGGTTGACGTGCTATTGCCGGCAGTTGAAGCATTGCGAGAAAGCGCTCGCCAGCAGGACAGCCTGGCCCACGCAGTCGTGGCGGCGGAACAGGCCGCACGGCAAGGACTTCAGGCGACACGCACCATGTTACCGCAGCACGGTAAAGCGGCAGTGTTTGGTGAAAAAAGTCTGGGGCTGCCCGATGCGGGCGGTAGTGTGGCGTTATTGCTTTTTGAACAGTTGCGGCAATTTGTTGACAACCTTCAACAGGGGGAAAAATGA